Proteins encoded in a region of the Leifsonia sp. PS1209 genome:
- the nudC gene encoding NAD(+) diphosphatase: protein MSPIPFDSLPLSRHAVDRDHVSRSRPALFDELWEEPSTRVLALWKGRALLTADSVEAATPAADGWGGSGAGAAALELLPVERVTSALVRVYLGRTLVASDAEPAGTAVVLEVLTDAAAQELEPDEARWGNLRTVATALTDRDAGLFTEALAIANWHASHTHCPRCGTPTVVEQAGWVRRCFEDGSEVFPRTDPAVIVTVLDADDRLLLGSNAMWENSRYSLLAGFVEPGESFESAVQREIFEEAGIRVVDPQYKGSQPWPFPASVMVGFTARLADDQAPSGLAPDGEEILDLRWFSRTELWEAREQVILPGRSSIARALIEDWYGGSLDEAPVAR, encoded by the coding sequence ATGTCGCCCATCCCATTCGATTCGCTGCCGCTCTCGCGTCACGCCGTCGACCGCGATCATGTCTCCCGGTCGCGTCCAGCGCTGTTCGACGAGCTCTGGGAGGAGCCGTCGACGCGCGTGCTCGCGCTCTGGAAGGGCAGGGCGCTGCTCACGGCGGACAGCGTGGAGGCGGCGACGCCCGCCGCGGACGGCTGGGGCGGATCCGGTGCCGGCGCTGCCGCGCTCGAGCTGCTTCCCGTCGAACGGGTGACCTCTGCGCTTGTCAGGGTCTATCTGGGACGCACGCTCGTCGCGAGCGACGCGGAGCCGGCCGGCACCGCCGTCGTGCTCGAAGTGCTCACCGACGCCGCCGCGCAGGAGCTCGAACCGGATGAGGCCCGCTGGGGGAACCTGCGCACCGTCGCCACCGCGCTCACCGACCGTGACGCCGGGCTGTTCACCGAGGCGCTCGCGATCGCCAACTGGCACGCCTCCCACACCCACTGCCCGCGCTGCGGCACGCCGACCGTCGTGGAGCAGGCCGGCTGGGTGCGCCGCTGCTTCGAGGACGGCTCCGAGGTGTTCCCGCGCACTGACCCCGCCGTGATCGTGACCGTGCTGGATGCGGACGACCGGCTGCTGCTCGGATCGAACGCGATGTGGGAGAACTCGCGATACTCGCTGCTGGCCGGTTTCGTCGAGCCGGGGGAGTCGTTCGAGTCTGCCGTGCAGCGCGAGATCTTCGAGGAGGCGGGCATCCGGGTGGTCGACCCGCAGTACAAGGGGTCGCAGCCGTGGCCCTTCCCTGCATCGGTGATGGTCGGCTTCACGGCCCGGCTGGCCGACGACCAGGCGCCGTCCGGGCTCGCACCGGACGGGGAGGAGATCCTCGACCTGCGCTGGTTCAGCCGCACCGAGCTGTGGGAGGCGCGCGAGCAGGTCATCCTGCCCGGCCGGTCCTCGATCGCCCGCGCCCTGATCGAAGACTGGTACGGCGGATCGCTGGACGAGGCTCCGGTGGCGCGGTGA
- a CDS encoding PDZ domain-containing protein produces MSLFSDDELQPPAEESTTRVAPPRRVIAGWIAVGVAFALTLVLAVAPAPFVIEQPGPVFNTLGKDQPVGSKESDKAKPLISIPSQKTYPTSGSLDLLTVSVVGNPDQRPSWFDIIAAWFQPSKAVLPVDVVFPPGTTTEQSNAENAALMVNSQQDAVAAALNHLGYEFPEAVAVKQVIKGTPAAGVLKVDDEITSVNGEPVPGVATLRELINKNGTDKAAEVGIIRGGAASTVSITPVKSGAQTVLGIGAGMDYTFPFDVKIQLDNVGGPSAGQMFALGIMDQLTPGYLNGGKKVAGTGTIDNEGNIGPIGGIRQKMYAARDTGGATYFLAPATNCNEVTGHIPSGLHVFAVKTLDDSLAALKAISSGGSTSGLATCPAS; encoded by the coding sequence GTGAGCCTCTTCAGCGACGACGAACTGCAGCCGCCTGCGGAGGAGAGCACCACCAGGGTCGCCCCTCCCCGGCGGGTGATCGCGGGATGGATCGCCGTCGGCGTCGCCTTCGCGCTGACCCTCGTGCTCGCGGTAGCGCCGGCGCCGTTCGTGATCGAGCAGCCGGGCCCCGTCTTCAACACGCTCGGGAAGGACCAGCCCGTCGGGTCGAAGGAGAGCGACAAAGCGAAGCCGCTGATCAGCATCCCGTCGCAGAAGACGTACCCGACGTCCGGTTCCCTCGACCTGCTGACCGTCTCCGTCGTCGGCAACCCGGACCAGCGGCCCAGCTGGTTCGACATCATCGCCGCCTGGTTCCAGCCGAGCAAGGCCGTGCTGCCGGTGGACGTCGTCTTCCCGCCCGGCACCACCACCGAGCAGTCCAATGCGGAGAACGCGGCCCTGATGGTCAACTCGCAGCAGGATGCGGTGGCCGCCGCCCTCAACCACCTCGGCTACGAATTCCCGGAGGCCGTCGCCGTCAAGCAGGTCATCAAGGGCACACCGGCAGCCGGCGTGCTGAAGGTCGACGACGAGATCACCAGCGTGAACGGCGAGCCGGTGCCCGGCGTCGCGACCCTGCGCGAACTGATCAACAAGAACGGCACTGACAAGGCGGCCGAGGTCGGCATCATCCGCGGCGGTGCGGCGTCCACGGTGTCGATCACGCCCGTGAAGTCGGGCGCGCAGACGGTCCTCGGCATCGGAGCCGGAATGGACTACACCTTCCCGTTCGACGTGAAGATCCAGCTCGACAACGTGGGAGGGCCGAGCGCCGGCCAGATGTTCGCGCTCGGGATCATGGACCAGCTCACCCCCGGATACCTCAACGGCGGCAAGAAGGTCGCGGGCACCGGCACCATCGACAACGAGGGCAACATCGGCCCGATCGGCGGCATCCGGCAGAAGATGTACGCGGCGAGGGACACCGGGGGAGCCACGTACTTCCTGGCGCCAGCGACGAACTGCAACGAGGTCACCGGACACATCCCGTCCGGGCTGCACGTCTTCGCGGTGAAGACGCTGGACGACTCGCTCGCCGCACTGAAGGCGATCAGCTCGGGAGGCAGCACCTCCGGTCTCGCGACCTGCCCTGCTTCATAG
- a CDS encoding ATP-dependent DNA helicase: MIEENGDGLLEWGADEATLDFVEQAFTLAHEEHPRPARRISAVEIAEALGLPTPTPQQQAVIEAPLEPAIVVAGAGSGKTETMANRVVWLLANGHVRVPEILGLTFTRKAAGELAIRIRKRIEQLVASGLTDIEFDPFDAPEVATYNAFANAIFRENALLIGREPESAVLSEASAWQVARRLVVTSTDDRLVELEKSVDTVTSAVISLSRALSENVVEAADVLRMTERFQAIADLPTGSGRVKELYASVRSAIQVVGALPPLLDLAEQFAAEKVRRGFVEYSDQVALALRVSERIPSVADDYRSRYRVVLLDEYQDTSVVQTRLLSGLFSGQAVMAVGDPHQSIYGWRGASAANLGRFSLDFTGTRDGAAEYALSTSWRNPTSVLDAANALVAPLTASSPVHVEQLQPRPGAEKGELLAVFEQTVADEAEAVAAWLGARLATRDARGAVPSAAMLCRSLKKIDVFTAALSRRNIPYHVLGLGGLLEQPVIADLVSAMRVMHDPTAGSELIRLLTGARWRIGPKDIQALRNVASWLAARDHRFQELDPEVRRRLRQSVAGDESASLVDALDFVVEAKDGHSQLAGFSEAGLHRMREAGRQLDHLRSRVGLDLLDLVTLVQQELLLDIEVAANETAQLGQASLDAFAEQVSSYLASDDQATLGSFLAWLAEAERRDNLAPRSEEPEPGTVQILTIHGSKGLEWDVVAVPRMVDGELPGGPQSKRGWFEFGALPYEFRGDSTELPVLAWRTAETQKDIDESMTAFEEEIVARHAAEQRRLVYVAVTRAKEHLLLSGSYWSTQKKPRGPGAYLLELQAAGLLPDDAFPECAEPDENPFALDAQTVTWPLDPLGVRHDRVHAAAAAVRNALERGPGDGGVYAADLDLLLAERARRLDDAGLVELPTRIPASRFKDYVTDPASVAAALRRPMPERPYRQTRLGTLFHGWVEQRYGTVAGAADVIDAAAYELDDPAGEQLESEQLAELQRTFAASEWAGRRPDEVEIEIHVTLAGQVVVCKLDAVYPADDGVHSHQIVDWKTGKAPRDAADLERKQLQLALYRLAYAQYAGVDPEKIDAVFYFVADDEVIRPERLYSAAELRSLWSSSTGFIPPA, encoded by the coding sequence ATGATCGAGGAGAACGGCGACGGCCTGCTGGAGTGGGGAGCGGACGAGGCGACGCTCGACTTCGTGGAGCAGGCGTTCACACTCGCGCACGAGGAACATCCCCGTCCGGCGCGCAGGATCAGTGCGGTCGAGATCGCGGAGGCGCTGGGGCTGCCCACCCCCACGCCGCAGCAGCAGGCCGTGATCGAGGCGCCGCTCGAACCGGCGATCGTCGTGGCGGGCGCAGGCAGCGGCAAGACGGAGACGATGGCCAACCGGGTGGTCTGGCTGCTCGCCAACGGGCACGTCAGGGTGCCGGAGATCCTCGGCCTCACCTTCACCCGCAAGGCGGCCGGCGAGCTGGCGATCCGCATCAGGAAGCGCATCGAGCAGCTGGTGGCGTCCGGGCTGACCGACATCGAGTTCGACCCGTTCGACGCGCCGGAGGTGGCGACGTACAACGCGTTCGCCAACGCGATCTTCCGCGAGAACGCGCTGCTGATCGGGAGAGAGCCGGAGTCCGCCGTGCTCAGCGAGGCGTCGGCGTGGCAGGTCGCCCGCCGTCTCGTGGTGACGAGCACCGACGACCGGCTGGTCGAGCTGGAGAAGAGCGTCGACACCGTCACCTCGGCTGTCATCTCGCTCAGCCGCGCGCTCAGCGAGAACGTGGTCGAGGCTGCGGACGTGCTGCGGATGACCGAGCGGTTCCAGGCCATCGCCGACCTGCCCACCGGCAGCGGGAGGGTCAAGGAGCTGTACGCCTCCGTGCGCTCGGCCATCCAGGTGGTCGGTGCGCTCCCTCCACTGCTCGACCTCGCGGAGCAGTTCGCGGCGGAGAAGGTGCGCCGCGGCTTCGTGGAATACTCCGACCAGGTCGCGCTCGCGCTGCGCGTCAGCGAGCGTATTCCGTCCGTCGCAGACGACTACCGGTCCCGCTACCGGGTGGTGCTGCTCGACGAGTACCAGGACACCTCCGTGGTGCAGACCCGCCTGCTCTCGGGCCTGTTCAGCGGGCAGGCCGTCATGGCGGTCGGCGACCCGCACCAGTCCATCTACGGCTGGCGAGGGGCGAGCGCCGCCAACCTCGGCCGGTTCTCGCTCGACTTCACCGGCACTCGCGACGGCGCCGCCGAGTACGCCCTCAGCACCAGCTGGCGCAACCCCACGAGCGTGCTCGACGCCGCCAACGCGCTGGTCGCCCCGCTGACCGCGAGCTCGCCCGTCCACGTCGAGCAGCTGCAGCCGAGGCCCGGCGCGGAGAAGGGCGAGCTGCTCGCCGTCTTCGAGCAGACCGTCGCCGACGAGGCGGAAGCGGTCGCCGCGTGGCTGGGCGCTCGCCTGGCCACCCGGGATGCGCGCGGTGCCGTGCCGAGCGCCGCCATGCTCTGCCGGTCGCTCAAGAAGATCGACGTCTTCACCGCGGCGCTCTCGCGGAGGAACATCCCGTATCACGTGCTCGGGCTCGGCGGCCTGCTGGAGCAGCCGGTGATCGCCGACCTGGTGAGCGCCATGCGCGTCATGCACGACCCGACGGCCGGCTCGGAACTGATCCGGCTGCTCACCGGTGCGCGCTGGCGGATCGGGCCGAAGGACATCCAAGCGCTGCGGAACGTCGCATCCTGGCTCGCCGCGCGCGACCACCGGTTCCAGGAGCTCGATCCCGAGGTGCGCAGGCGCCTGCGGCAGTCGGTGGCGGGCGACGAGTCCGCCTCCCTCGTCGACGCCCTCGACTTCGTGGTCGAGGCGAAGGACGGGCACTCCCAGCTGGCCGGGTTCAGCGAGGCCGGCCTGCACCGGATGCGCGAGGCCGGCCGCCAGCTCGACCACCTGCGATCCCGGGTCGGTCTCGACCTGCTCGACCTGGTGACGCTGGTGCAGCAGGAGCTGCTGCTCGACATCGAGGTGGCCGCGAACGAGACGGCCCAGCTCGGCCAGGCGAGCCTCGACGCGTTCGCCGAGCAGGTCTCCTCCTATCTGGCCAGCGACGATCAGGCCACGCTCGGCTCGTTCCTCGCCTGGCTGGCCGAGGCGGAGCGCAGGGACAACCTCGCGCCGCGCAGCGAGGAGCCGGAGCCCGGCACGGTGCAGATCCTGACCATCCACGGGTCGAAGGGCCTCGAATGGGATGTGGTCGCCGTGCCGCGGATGGTCGACGGCGAACTGCCGGGCGGGCCGCAGAGCAAGCGCGGCTGGTTCGAGTTCGGCGCTCTGCCGTACGAGTTCCGCGGAGACTCCACCGAGCTGCCCGTGCTGGCCTGGCGCACGGCGGAGACGCAGAAGGACATCGACGAGTCGATGACCGCGTTCGAGGAGGAGATCGTGGCCCGGCACGCCGCCGAGCAGCGGAGACTCGTCTACGTGGCCGTCACCCGGGCGAAGGAGCACCTGCTGCTCTCCGGGTCGTACTGGTCGACGCAGAAGAAGCCGCGCGGTCCTGGCGCGTACCTGCTCGAACTGCAGGCCGCCGGTCTGCTTCCGGACGACGCGTTCCCGGAGTGCGCTGAGCCGGACGAGAACCCGTTCGCGCTCGACGCGCAGACCGTGACGTGGCCGCTCGACCCGCTCGGCGTGCGGCACGACAGGGTGCACGCCGCCGCAGCAGCCGTCAGGAACGCGCTGGAGCGCGGGCCCGGCGACGGAGGAGTCTACGCCGCCGACCTCGACCTGCTGCTCGCCGAGCGTGCTCGCCGCCTCGACGACGCCGGCCTGGTCGAGCTGCCGACGCGCATCCCGGCCTCGCGGTTCAAGGACTACGTCACCGATCCCGCGTCCGTCGCGGCAGCCCTCCGCCGCCCGATGCCCGAGCGGCCGTACCGGCAGACCCGTCTCGGCACCCTGTTCCACGGCTGGGTGGAGCAGCGATACGGCACGGTGGCGGGAGCTGCCGACGTCATCGACGCTGCGGCATACGAACTGGACGACCCGGCGGGGGAGCAGCTCGAGTCCGAGCAGCTGGCCGAGCTGCAGCGCACTTTCGCGGCGAGCGAGTGGGCGGGCCGCCGTCCGGACGAGGTGGAGATCGAGATCCACGTCACGCTCGCCGGGCAGGTGGTGGTCTGCAAACTGGATGCGGTCTACCCGGCGGACGACGGCGTGCACAGCCACCAGATCGTCGACTGGAAGACCGGCAAGGCGCCGCGCGACGCCGCCGACCTCGAACGCAAGCAGCTCCAGCTCGCCCTCTACCGGCTGGCGTACGCGCAGTACGCCGGCGTCGACCCGGAGAAGATCGACGCCGTCTTCTACTTCGTGGCCGACGACGAGGTCATCCGGCCGGAACGGCTCTACTCCGCGGCGGAGTTGCGGTCGCTCTGGTCCTCCTCGACGGGCTTCATCCCGCCGGCGTGA
- a CDS encoding phosphotransferase — MARSHLTLAALATSAVPGLEVSGARSYTLGGAGEFDSALLSGRDGGTSVIRVPTSQAAETEQSADLVALRALTTGIRSRLPFDVPTYLGQAPVGGTRAIVYDFLPGHHIDVDDIPPGDGLAGSIGHAIAAIHMLPTNFVGEAGLPVLSAAECHTSTTALIESAASTGLLPSALRDRWRDASADQSLWQFQPTVVNGALTADSFLVEDETVLAVLGWSALRVGDPARDLHWLLAMNPEATEGALGAYASTRQVATDRQFTQRAMLYAELEVARWLLHGREVRDQSIVDDAVQMLDGLVDRVHSNAVTPLSTATGPILAIDDVEAMLDRTPGDRSSDAYGHAGGMKPVEEDQSDRNSAAE; from the coding sequence ATGGCCAGATCCCATCTCACTCTAGCCGCGCTGGCCACTTCGGCCGTGCCGGGGCTCGAGGTCTCCGGTGCCCGCAGCTACACACTCGGGGGCGCGGGCGAGTTCGACTCCGCGCTGCTCAGCGGGCGGGACGGCGGAACGTCGGTCATCCGGGTCCCCACGTCGCAGGCGGCGGAGACCGAGCAGAGCGCCGACCTGGTCGCCCTGCGCGCGCTGACCACCGGCATCCGCAGCCGCCTCCCGTTCGACGTGCCGACCTACCTCGGCCAGGCTCCCGTCGGCGGCACGCGCGCGATCGTCTACGACTTCCTGCCCGGCCACCACATCGACGTCGACGACATCCCGCCCGGCGACGGTCTGGCCGGATCGATCGGGCACGCCATCGCGGCCATCCACATGCTTCCGACCAACTTCGTCGGCGAGGCGGGACTCCCGGTGCTGAGCGCCGCGGAGTGCCACACGTCCACCACGGCCCTGATCGAGTCCGCCGCATCCACCGGGCTGCTGCCGAGCGCGCTCCGCGACCGCTGGCGCGATGCGTCGGCCGACCAGTCGCTCTGGCAGTTCCAGCCCACCGTGGTCAACGGGGCCCTCACCGCCGACTCGTTCCTCGTGGAGGACGAGACCGTGCTCGCCGTTCTCGGCTGGTCGGCGCTGCGCGTCGGCGACCCTGCGCGTGACCTGCACTGGCTGCTCGCGATGAACCCGGAGGCGACGGAGGGCGCGCTCGGCGCATACGCCTCGACGCGCCAGGTCGCCACCGACCGCCAGTTCACGCAGCGCGCGATGCTGTACGCGGAGCTCGAGGTCGCGCGCTGGCTGCTGCACGGCCGCGAGGTGCGCGACCAGAGCATCGTCGACGACGCCGTGCAGATGCTCGACGGCCTGGTCGACCGGGTGCACAGCAACGCGGTCACCCCGCTGTCCACGGCCACGGGACCGATCCTCGCGATCGACGACGTCGAGGCGATGCTCGACCGCACGCCGGGCGACCGCAGCTCGGATGCCTACGGTCACGCCGGCGGGATGAAGCCCGTCGAGGAGGACCAGAGCGACCGCAACTCCGCCGCGGAGTAG
- a CDS encoding ATP-dependent helicase, with product MNPDSLLDGLDAQQRVAAEALLGPVCILAGAGTGKTRAITHRIAYGVASGAYAPNRVMALTFTNRAAAELRGRLRQLGAGGVAARTFHAAALSQLNFFWPQVVGGQLPSVLDGKGRVLGQAAERLKLRVDTATLRDVAAEVEWRKVSGLSIEQYASAVADRTVPGTLTAEQLVLMLQTYEDLKDERKQIDFEDVLLVCAGMIEIEPAVAMQVREQYRFFVVDEYQDVSPLQQQLLDLWLGGRRDVCVVGDASQTIYSFAGARSAYLLDFERTHPGATVVRLEQNYRSTPAVVDAANRLMRGRAGALTLHSAAAVVATPGEAATGAVTPGAVDSAAPGIPSPTAYESDRDEARAVAQKIAAELAAGAKPEDIAILYRVNVQAAAIEQALGDLGISYQIRGSKRFFDLPEVRQAIMSLRAASVAVGDEPLFKSVSDVLRSLGWSQEPPETRGAVRDRWESLNAIMGLVDTMPPGTSFRRFTDELLTRQAGQHEPTLSAVTLATLHSAKGLEWESVYLVGLSEGLVPISYAKSFEQIDEERRLLYVGITRARSNLQLSWSQSGQYAGRSSVRQPSRFLAEMAPHVPVSR from the coding sequence GTGAATCCGGACAGTCTGCTCGACGGGCTGGATGCGCAGCAGAGGGTCGCCGCCGAGGCGCTGCTCGGGCCGGTCTGCATCCTGGCCGGCGCCGGCACGGGCAAGACGCGCGCGATCACGCATCGCATCGCGTACGGCGTGGCCTCCGGCGCGTACGCGCCGAACCGCGTGATGGCGCTCACCTTCACCAACCGTGCGGCGGCCGAACTGCGCGGGAGGCTGCGCCAGCTCGGCGCGGGCGGTGTCGCGGCGCGCACCTTCCACGCCGCTGCGCTGTCCCAATTGAACTTCTTCTGGCCGCAGGTGGTCGGCGGCCAGCTGCCGAGCGTGCTCGACGGCAAGGGCAGGGTGCTCGGCCAGGCGGCCGAGCGCCTGAAACTGCGCGTCGACACGGCGACCCTGCGCGACGTGGCCGCCGAGGTGGAGTGGCGCAAGGTGTCCGGGCTCAGCATCGAGCAGTACGCCTCCGCCGTCGCGGACCGCACGGTGCCGGGCACCCTCACCGCCGAGCAGCTGGTGCTGATGCTGCAGACGTACGAAGACCTCAAAGACGAGCGGAAGCAGATCGACTTCGAGGACGTGCTGCTCGTCTGCGCGGGGATGATCGAGATCGAGCCGGCCGTGGCGATGCAGGTGCGCGAGCAGTACCGCTTCTTCGTGGTGGACGAATACCAGGACGTCTCGCCGCTGCAGCAGCAGCTCCTCGACCTGTGGCTCGGCGGCAGACGCGACGTCTGCGTGGTCGGCGACGCCAGCCAGACGATCTATTCGTTCGCCGGGGCGCGCAGCGCGTACCTGCTCGACTTCGAGCGGACGCATCCGGGAGCGACGGTGGTGCGGCTCGAGCAGAACTACCGCTCGACGCCCGCTGTGGTGGATGCGGCGAACCGGCTCATGCGCGGTCGCGCGGGCGCGCTGACGCTGCACTCGGCAGCAGCGGTGGTGGCGACGCCGGGCGAGGCGGCTACGGGTGCGGTCACGCCGGGTGCGGTCGACTCTGCTGCGCCGGGCATCCCGTCGCCGACGGCGTACGAGAGCGACCGGGACGAGGCCCGCGCCGTCGCCCAGAAGATCGCCGCGGAGCTCGCGGCGGGGGCGAAGCCGGAGGACATCGCGATCCTGTACCGGGTGAACGTGCAGGCCGCCGCCATCGAGCAGGCGCTCGGTGATCTCGGCATCAGCTACCAGATCCGAGGCTCCAAGCGCTTCTTCGACCTGCCGGAGGTGCGCCAGGCGATCATGTCGCTGCGCGCCGCCAGTGTCGCGGTCGGCGACGAACCGCTCTTCAAGTCGGTCAGCGACGTGCTGCGCTCGCTGGGCTGGAGCCAGGAGCCGCCGGAGACGCGGGGCGCCGTACGTGACCGCTGGGAGTCGCTGAACGCCATCATGGGCCTGGTCGACACGATGCCGCCCGGCACGTCGTTCCGTCGCTTCACCGACGAACTGCTCACCCGCCAGGCCGGCCAGCACGAGCCGACCCTGTCCGCCGTGACCCTGGCGACCCTGCACTCGGCGAAGGGCCTGGAGTGGGAGTCGGTCTACCTCGTCGGCCTCAGCGAGGGGCTGGTGCCGATCAGCTATGCGAAGAGCTTCGAGCAGATCGACGAGGAACGCCGCCTGCTCTACGTCGGCATCACCCGGGCGCGCAGCAACCTGCAGCTCAGCTGGTCGCAGTCGGGCCAGTACGCCGGTCGCTCCTCGGTGCGCCAGCCGTCGCGGTTCCTCGCCGAGATGGCCCCGCACGTGCCCGTCAGTCGCTGA
- a CDS encoding zinc-dependent metalloprotease, with protein MADDPNKEPDDELARLLREMLSGNASIDPSQLAGAAGLPSDPASIQALIGQLQNAMRNTDGGINWDLSLEQARTLASEGAHSVTPAERATLDQAFNVAALWLDQVTTVSELTSPPQLIGRAEWARQTMPLWTQLAEPVALSISDALTRVLTEQAPEEMQGMLANAGQIMRSVGGALFAMQLGQVVGQLAKEVVSGGDIGIPLLADGQAALLPQNVAEFGDGLDIPADQVQLYLAVRELAHARLFRHAKWLRLQLITQITAFAKGITIDTERLEELAEGFDPSNPEELREAMVSGALIPPKTEEQQEALARLETVLALVEGWVDVVTANATRLLPKADAIAEMVRRRRASGGPAESAFATLVGLELRPRRLRDAAAMWQAVTDAVGQEARDDLWSHPDLLPQSSDLDDPSAIVARLTATANGQEPERDAVDQALEDLLRGDTERPTEE; from the coding sequence ATGGCCGACGATCCCAACAAGGAACCGGACGACGAGCTGGCCCGCCTGCTGCGCGAGATGCTCTCCGGAAACGCGTCCATCGACCCGAGCCAGCTGGCAGGGGCCGCAGGACTGCCGAGCGATCCAGCGAGCATCCAGGCCCTGATCGGCCAGCTGCAGAACGCGATGCGCAACACCGACGGCGGCATCAACTGGGACCTCTCGCTCGAGCAGGCCCGCACGCTCGCGTCCGAGGGCGCCCACTCCGTCACCCCGGCCGAGCGCGCAACGCTCGACCAGGCGTTCAACGTCGCCGCCCTCTGGCTCGACCAGGTCACCACGGTGTCCGAGCTCACCAGCCCGCCCCAGCTGATCGGCCGCGCGGAATGGGCGAGGCAGACGATGCCACTCTGGACGCAGCTCGCTGAGCCCGTCGCCCTCAGCATCTCCGACGCGCTCACCCGCGTGCTCACCGAGCAGGCGCCGGAAGAAATGCAGGGAATGCTCGCCAACGCCGGGCAGATCATGCGCAGCGTCGGAGGAGCCCTCTTCGCGATGCAGCTCGGCCAGGTGGTCGGCCAGCTCGCCAAGGAGGTCGTCTCCGGCGGTGACATCGGCATCCCGCTGCTCGCCGACGGCCAGGCGGCCCTGCTCCCCCAGAACGTCGCCGAGTTCGGCGACGGCCTCGACATCCCGGCCGACCAGGTGCAGCTGTACCTGGCGGTGCGCGAGCTCGCGCACGCCCGCCTGTTCCGCCACGCCAAGTGGCTGCGGCTGCAGCTGATCACCCAGATCACGGCCTTCGCTAAGGGCATCACCATCGACACCGAGCGGCTCGAAGAGCTGGCGGAGGGCTTCGACCCCTCCAACCCGGAGGAGCTGCGCGAGGCGATGGTCAGCGGCGCGCTGATCCCGCCGAAGACCGAGGAGCAGCAGGAGGCGCTCGCCCGCCTGGAGACGGTGCTCGCGCTCGTCGAAGGCTGGGTGGATGTGGTCACCGCCAACGCCACCCGGCTGCTGCCGAAGGCGGACGCCATCGCGGAGATGGTCCGCAGGCGCCGCGCATCCGGTGGCCCTGCCGAGTCGGCGTTCGCGACGCTCGTCGGCCTGGAACTCCGCCCCCGCCGGCTGCGCGACGCCGCCGCGATGTGGCAGGCCGTCACCGACGCCGTCGGCCAGGAGGCCAGGGACGACCTGTGGTCGCACCCCGACCTGCTCCCCCAGTCCAGCGACCTCGACGACCCGTCGGCGATCGTCGCCAGGCTCACCGCCACCGCGAACGGCCAGGAGCCGGAGCGCGACGCGGTCGACCAGGCGCTCGAAGACCTGCTCCGCGGCGACACGGAGCGGCCGACGGAGGAGTAG